In a single window of the Coleofasciculus sp. FACHB-T130 genome:
- a CDS encoding rhodanese-like domain-containing protein: MSAQSFRQDIPQISVEELASRLADSPESLQLVDVREPQEVAIASIEGFENLPLSEFADWADQIQTQFDPHAETLVLCHHGIRSAQMCQWLQMQGFTNVKNIAGGIDAYSIRVDPTISQY; this comes from the coding sequence ATGTCTGCTCAATCTTTTCGCCAAGATATTCCCCAGATTAGCGTAGAAGAACTTGCCAGCCGTCTTGCCGATTCCCCTGAGAGTCTGCAATTGGTGGATGTGCGAGAACCACAGGAAGTTGCGATCGCCAGCATTGAGGGTTTTGAAAACCTCCCCTTGTCGGAATTTGCCGACTGGGCTGACCAAATCCAGACCCAGTTCGATCCGCACGCCGAGACGCTGGTTCTCTGTCATCATGGCATCCGTTCGGCGCAGATGTGCCAGTGGCTACAAATGCAAGGCTTCACCAATGTCAAAAATATTGCTGGTGGCATCGATGCCTACTCAATCCGAGTCGATCCGACAATTTCCCAATACTAA
- a CDS encoding DUF2834 domain-containing protein, with protein sequence MARKIGFWLLWAAFITYAFLLAPPEQPGTFELIKNLSTGQWTGINPLVVTLFNLLGIVPMIYACLMLIDGKQQKVAAWPFSAFSFGVGAFALLPYLALREPNQEFHGEKNLFLKILDSRWLGFLLTFGAGSLVVYGLLGGNWADYIQQFQTNRFVHVMSLDFCLLWLIFPALLGDDMARRGIKNSTLFWIVVLIPLFGALAYLCLRPPLPETNAEAFSTERQPAQSRN encoded by the coding sequence ATGGCTAGAAAAATTGGCTTTTGGTTGCTTTGGGCAGCATTTATTACCTATGCCTTTCTGTTAGCACCTCCTGAACAACCAGGCACATTTGAACTCATCAAAAATCTCTCCACAGGTCAATGGACAGGGATTAACCCCCTAGTCGTCACGCTATTCAATCTTCTGGGCATCGTACCGATGATTTACGCCTGTCTGATGCTCATTGATGGCAAACAGCAAAAGGTAGCAGCTTGGCCTTTTTCGGCGTTCTCTTTTGGAGTCGGAGCATTTGCTTTGTTGCCTTATTTAGCACTGCGAGAACCCAACCAGGAATTTCACGGAGAAAAGAATTTATTTCTGAAAATACTCGATTCCCGGTGGCTTGGTTTTTTGCTAACATTCGGCGCTGGGAGTTTGGTTGTATATGGCTTATTGGGCGGGAATTGGGCAGATTATATTCAGCAGTTCCAGACAAATCGCTTCGTTCATGTCATGAGTTTGGATTTCTGCCTGCTGTGGTTAATATTTCCCGCACTTCTGGGAGATGATATGGCGCGTCGGGGAATCAAGAATTCTACACTTTTTTGGATAGTAGTGCTGATTCCTTTGTTTGGCGCTTTAGCTTATCTTTGCCTGCGTCCTCCCTTACCAGAAACTAATGCCGAAGCTTTCTCCACGGAACGGCAACCCGCACAATCTAGAAATTAA
- the hrcA gene encoding heat-inducible transcriptional repressor HrcA → MARQVSLTDRQQRILWATVRHYIATAEPVGSKALVDEYNLCVSPATIRNAMGVLEKAGLLYQPHTSAGRVPSDSGYRIYVDQLIKPSEALGRQVEQLFTNRLNLEHQSFETVLRGAAQILATLSGYITLITMPQTRTNRLRHLQLVQLDPGRVMLIVVTDSYETTSVLMELPLSESEDEQPDAEIVDRELQILSNFLNSHLRGRSLSELATLDWSELDREFQRYVDSLRNLLSDLIRRTSQPATTQIMVRGVAEVLRQPEFSELQQVQTLIHLLEEEQDQLWPLIFEWPRPDVTAISDVTSGSRVTVRIGSENPLEPMRTCTLISATYQQGSVPVGSVGVLGPTRMVYENAIALVEAAADYLSDALTQPA, encoded by the coding sequence ATGGCTAGGCAAGTAAGTCTGACTGACCGTCAACAACGTATTCTCTGGGCAACTGTCCGTCACTATATTGCGACGGCTGAGCCAGTCGGCTCAAAAGCTTTGGTAGACGAGTATAATCTGTGCGTCAGTCCAGCGACGATTCGCAATGCAATGGGCGTCTTAGAGAAAGCGGGGTTGCTCTATCAACCCCATACCTCGGCTGGACGGGTTCCCTCTGACTCTGGCTATCGAATTTATGTCGATCAATTAATTAAGCCTTCTGAAGCCTTGGGGCGTCAGGTAGAGCAGTTATTCACAAACCGTTTGAACTTGGAACATCAGAGTTTCGAGACTGTGTTGCGGGGTGCAGCGCAAATTCTGGCAACGCTCAGCGGTTATATTACCCTGATCACGATGCCGCAGACTCGAACTAATCGTTTGCGGCATTTGCAACTGGTGCAGCTCGATCCGGGAAGGGTGATGCTGATTGTGGTGACGGATTCTTATGAGACGACTAGCGTCTTAATGGAGTTACCGCTCTCAGAATCGGAGGATGAGCAACCGGACGCAGAAATTGTAGATCGGGAGTTGCAAATTTTATCGAATTTTCTGAATAGCCACTTGCGGGGGCGATCGCTCAGTGAACTGGCAACTTTAGACTGGAGCGAACTAGACCGAGAATTTCAACGATATGTTGATTCTTTGCGAAATCTCCTCTCCGACTTGATCCGTCGCACTTCCCAACCTGCCACAACTCAAATTATGGTTCGTGGCGTCGCTGAAGTATTGCGTCAGCCAGAATTTTCCGAATTACAGCAAGTGCAGACGCTTATACACCTATTGGAAGAGGAACAAGACCAGTTGTGGCCTTTAATCTTTGAATGGCCTAGACCAGATGTCACGGCTATTTCAGATGTCACCTCTGGTTCGCGAGTGACAGTGCGGATTGGTTCGGAAAATCCTTTAGAACCGATGCGTACCTGTACGCTGATTTCTGCAACTTATCAGCAGGGTTCAGTACCCGTGGGAAGTGTAGGTGTTTTGGGGCCAACGCGGATGGTGTACGAAAATGCGATCGCACTCGTTGAAGCCGCCGCCGATTATCTCTCGGATGCTCTTACGCAACCTGCTTAA